Below is a genomic region from Falsibacillus pallidus.
AATGAAACACTGACCCACTCAACAAAAGATTTAATCATTTTGTAGTACAAGAGCAGGAGGAAAACACATGATTTCAGTAAACGATTTTAAAACAGGTCTTACAATTGAAGTAGACAATGGAATCTGGAGAGTTATGGATTTCCAACATGTTAAACCAGGAAAAGGAGCGGCTTTTGTTCGCTCGAAATTAAGAAATCTCCGCACTGGTGCTGTTCAAGAGAAAACGTTCCGTGCCGGTGAAAAAGTAGGAAAAGCTCAAATCGATAACCGCCGCATGCAATATCTATATGCAAATGGAGATCAGCATGTATTCATGGATAATGAATCTTATGAACAAATCGAACTTCCTGCAGCTTCTATCGAGTATGAATTGAAGTTCTTGAAAGAAAATATGGAAGTATCCATCATGATGTACCAAGGCGAGACTCTTGGAGTAGAACTTCCAAACACAGTTGTATTGGAAGTTACAGAAACAGAGCCTGGTATTAAAGGTGATACAGCTTCCGGTGGAACAAAACCTGCTACGCTTGAAACTGGATTGACTGTACAAGTTCCTTTCTTCGTAAACCAAGGAGATCAATTGATCGTCAATACGGTTGACAGTTCTTATGTATCACGTGCATAAATAATAAATAAAGCACAAAAAAACCGAGGGATTACCCCTCGGTTTTTTTGTGTTTTTTTTCATTTAGGTCATATTCAATTCAATTAAGAATACATTGTAGTATCGGAGAGGCTTGTACGAAGGAGGACCAGTTATGAAATCAATCATTGCTTTTTTGCCGAAATCGATTGCAGCACAAATTACAGATCTCCCTTCCCGTATTAAAGATGAAATGGAAGAAATAAGAATCAGAATTAACCGTCCACTAGAAGTTTCTGTGAGAGGAAACCCTCACTATCTTCCCTATATTGCAAGAGCGGAGGATGCAGAACAATTTTTGAATAACTTGAGCAATCACTCTTTTTACACATTGGAAGAGGAACTAAAAAGAGGCTATATAACTATTGAGGGCGGACATCGAATCGGACTTGCCGGGAAAGTAATACTTGAGCACGGGGAAGTGAAAGGAATTAGGCAGATCGCTTC
It encodes:
- the efp gene encoding elongation factor P gives rise to the protein MISVNDFKTGLTIEVDNGIWRVMDFQHVKPGKGAAFVRSKLRNLRTGAVQEKTFRAGEKVGKAQIDNRRMQYLYANGDQHVFMDNESYEQIELPAASIEYELKFLKENMEVSIMMYQGETLGVELPNTVVLEVTETEPGIKGDTASGGTKPATLETGLTVQVPFFVNQGDQLIVNTVDSSYVSRA